From the genome of Alosa alosa isolate M-15738 ecotype Scorff River chromosome 20, AALO_Geno_1.1, whole genome shotgun sequence, one region includes:
- the LOC125285219 gene encoding LOW QUALITY PROTEIN: ETS domain-containing transcription factor ERF-like (The sequence of the model RefSeq protein was modified relative to this genomic sequence to represent the inferred CDS: inserted 1 base in 1 codon; deleted 2 bases in 1 codon) gives MKTPGDTGFAFPDWAYKPESSPGSRQIQLWHFILELLRKEEYQDVIAWQGDYGEFVIKDPDEVARLWGARKCKPQMNYDKLSRALRYYYNKRILHKTKGKRFTYKFNFNKLVLVNYPFIDMGSAGSGVPQSAPPVPSGVGSHFRFPPSXPPGVLSRRELQEPGVFSLGGAKMARGSVSDCSDGTSVTSELEEAGGGGGEERGGGGGERAFRSLLHPRLSHDSLFRVYGPPPSRPGPPHGPPQSHRAHPENLSPFPVSPLPGPGGLLGPTLSPALSMTPSSHLAYTPSPSLSPMLGSHFSFNPEDMKRYLQAHTQSVYNYHLSPRAFLHYPNIVIPQPQRPSANAAESKPPLAPPSHAHAHAHAHSHAHLPLHHAHPHGPPGGPPEEPRLSPFQFKLQPPPPGRKQRDGPLGSSSSSVASGSAHHNSSSGSLSHSGGTPKIKVEPISDVESEEEVEVTDISEEDEGDVFAPPHHINGFGLALVNQPHHPPQAADDGIVADEDLDEDVFKTPAAPPTTTTTITSSASGPSGGLALLGLKSEPREVGLGPASPGGTRCIPLKLRFKRRWSEDQRLEAGSDEADDKSRAAPEEDDAAAAGRDEQPGGERDMGAFRRAENGERCSPPSPLVLPPAPAQRRVSSELQRATAQLSLENNGC, from the exons GGTTCGCCTTCCCAGACTGGGCCTACAAACCGGAGTCGAGCCCCGGCTCGCGCCAGATCCAGCTATGGCACTTCATCCTGGAGCTGCTGCGCAAGGAAGAGTACCAGGATGTGATCGCCTGGCAGGGCGACTACGGCGAGTTCGTCATCAAGGACCCCGACGAGGTGGCGCGTCTGTGGGGCGCCCGCAAGTGCAAGCCGCAGATGAACTACGACAAACTCAGCCGCGCTCTCAG ATACTACTACAACAAGAGGATCCTTCACAAGACCAAAGGGAAGCGGTTCACCTACAAGTTCAACTTCAACAAGCTGGTCCTGGTCAACTACCCCTTCATAGACATGGGCTCTGCAG GCAGTGGAGTTCCCCAGAGCGCCCCTCCAGTGCCGTCCGGCGTGGGCTCCCATTTCCGTTTCCCGCCCT CCCCTCCGGGGGTGCTCTCCCGGCGGGAGCTGCAAGAGCCGGGCGTCTTCAGCCTTGGTGGC GCCAAGATGGCCCGCGGCTCCGTGAGCGACTGCAGCGACGGCACCTCCGTCACCTCCGAACTGGAGGAGGCCGGAGGAGGCGGCGGCGAGGAGcgcggcggaggaggaggagagcgggCCTTCCGCAGCCTCCTCCACCCCCGCCTGTCCCACGACTCGCTGTTCCGCGTCTACGGGCCGCCGCCGAGCCGCCCGGGGCCGCCCCACGGGCCGCCGCAGTCTCACCGTGCCCACCCGGAGAACCTGTCCCCCTTCCCGGTGTCCCCGCTCCCGGGCCCCGGGGGCCTGCTGGGGCCCACCCTGTCGCCGGCGCTGTCCATGACGCCCAGCTCCCACCTGGCCTACACGCCGTCCCCGTCGCTGTCCCCGATGCTGGGCTCCCACTTCTCCTTCAACCCGGAGGACATGAAGCGCTACCTGCAGGCGCACACGCAGAGCGTCTACAACTACCACCTGAGCCCGCGCGCCTTCCTGCACTACCCCAACATCGTCATCCCGCAGCCCCAGCGGCCCAGCGCCAACGCCGCCGAGTCCAAGCCGCCGCTGGCTCCCCCCTCCCACGCCCACGCTCACGCCCACGCCCACTCCCATGCCCACCTGCCCCTGCACCACGCTCACCCCCACGGGCCGCCCGGAGGACCTCCAGAGGAGCCGCGCCTCTCGCCCTTCCAGTTCAAGCTGCAGCCTCCGCCGCCGGGACGCAAGCAGCGGGACGGGCCTCTGGGGAGCTCCTCCTCTTCCGTAGCGTCCGGCTCCGCACACCACAACTCCTCCTCAGGGTCCCTCAGCCACTCAGGAGGCACGCCTAAAATTAAG GTGGAGCCCATCTCTGATGTAGAGTctgaggaagaggtggaggtcACCGACATCAGTGAGGAGGACGAAGGCGATGTTTTCGCCCCGCCACACCACATCAACGGCTTCGGCCTCGCTCTGGTCAATCAGCCCCACCATCCACCACAAGCCGCCGACGACGGCATTGTGGCCGACGAGGATCTGGACGAGGACGTCTTCAAGACCCCTGCCGCTccgcccaccaccaccaccaccatcaccagcaGCGCCAGCGGTCCCTCCGGGGGCCTGGCCCTGCTGGGCCTGAAGAGCGAGCCCCGTGAGGTGGGTCTCGGCCCGGCCAGCCCTGGCGGCACCCGCTGCATCCCCCTCAAGCTGCGCTTCAAGCGCCGCTGGAGCGAGGACCAGCGCCTGGAGGCCGGCAGCGACGAGGCCGATGATAAAAGTCGCGCTGCCCCCGAGGAGGACGACGCCGCCGCCGCCGGTCGCGACGAGCAGCCTGGCGGCGAGAGGGACATGGGCGCCTTCCGGCGGGCAGAGAATGGCGAGCGCTGTAGTCCCCCTTCCCCGCTCGTCCTGCCCCCGGCACCCGCCCAAAGGAGGGTGAGCTCTGAGCTGCAGAGGGCCACGGCCCAGCTGTCCCTGGAGAATAACGGCTGCTGA